TGCTCGCGCGTTTGCCGGTGGCCATATCGAACCTGGCGAGAATTGAGAACTCCACCGTCCGCTTGCCTTCGTCAAAGTGGCAGTCAATGAAGTCTTTCGGATTCAACTTCTCGTTAGTGGCCAACTCGACGTATCCAAATCTGTCGTCGCGCACGATCTTGCCTTGTTGAACTTGCGACAGATCTAGAAACTGCACCTTCCAGGAAGAGTCATCCCCCCACTGGCAACCCCATACAAATCCAAAGTCCCCTCTCGGTTCCTCGCAGTCATCACTCCAATACTTTGAACCCGGAAGGGTGGAGCCATCGTTTATGTCCCACCAATCCGGAACGTAAAAACCGACTGGACAGAAACCCTCCGAACGTGGCGTTTCGCTTGCGATTATCTTGCCCGTGTCCAAGTCCATAACCGACGTCGCTGTGGTCCGGCGATACCAACGCGAGCATCCTAGAACCTTGGCGAAATGGCTCAAACGTGCGGTACATGCTCCAGTAATTGCGATGATATTCTGCTATGACTCGCCTGCCCTATCCAAGATGGAAACGTGGAGCGTGTCCCAATTGAGCGGAGACTTTATTACGCCACACTTTGTCACGAACCGTTCGCGTGGTGCGGGCCGTGACTGAATTTCAAACATTCCTGTCGTGTCGATCTCTCAATCCACCAGCGGGGCGTGATACTCATCCGCCCATGCCTTCTTGTCGCCTGTGGTTTTTTCTCTGAGCAGAGACTCCGCCTCTACTTTGCTGTCTTTGGCTCCCCAGTAGTGAGTATTGCCATCACTCAACGAGGTCGAGCGCAATTCATAGATCTTGGTCATCTCTATCGCCTAATTGACGGTAGTCACGAAGTTCGTATGACCGGTAACAGGTGAATTGGGCGGAGTACACGAACCCGCTCCTGGCCGAAACCCGCTTATCAGTTGCATGCACGCGTTGAGGCCTGAGTAACCTGTCGGGTTTATCAAATCAGACCTTCAATGACTTCATGGTTATGTACTCGACAGACTTCATAACGTGAGTCACTACACAACTTTTCGCGTGCGATGCAACAGTACCGGGATATCGCACAGCGACATCACCTTGGTGGCCACGCTTCCGAGCATCATCTGCGCCACGCTGCCGTGGCCGTGTGACCCCATGCAAATCAGGTCGCAGTGCTCGCTATTCGCGGCCTTGATAATGGCGAGCGCGGGTTGATCGCTGGAGGCGGTACGGCCGATGAATTCAACGCCGGCGGCCTTGGCCAATTCTTCCAGCGCGCCGAGGTATTTCCTGGCGATTTCCTCGGTGTGTTTGTCGAAGTCGCTCTCCGGCGCGATGACGGGCGCATACGACATGTCGTTGTAAATCGGCAGGTCGTAGGCGGGCGCCGCGAAGAAGCCGACAACGCTGGCCCCGGCGGCTTTCGCCAATGCAATCGCACCGCGGGCCGCGTCTTCCGCCAGCATTGAGCCGTCGGTGGCGATGAGGAATTTCTTGAACATGCTGGTCTCCTGAATGGACTGACAATGCGGATATAAAGGTGCGCGCATGACGGGCGCGGCGCAGTGCAAGTTGTCAGTCTCTCATGATTCGCGTTTGAGGGTTCGGTCGAGAGGTGACGAACGCCTTGTCGAGAAACGGTATCAGAAGGGCCGTCGCTGAAAGGATCAGTGGAGGTCGTAATACAGGGCGAGCATTGCGTATTCCGCCAATTCCGCTACCGTCGTTCTGACGTGATCGCCGCCCGCATCCTCGATTGTC
The Betaproteobacteria bacterium genome window above contains:
- a CDS encoding universal stress protein, with product MFKKFLIATDGSMLAEDAARGAIALAKAAGASVVGFFAAPAYDLPIYNDMSYAPVIAPESDFDKHTEEIARKYLGALEELAKAAGVEFIGRTASSDQPALAIIKAANSEHCDLICMGSHGHGSVAQMMLGSVATKVMSLCDIPVLLHRTRKVV